The Candidatus Dormiibacterota bacterium genomic interval CGGTACACGAAGTACCCCGCGGCTGAAACCAGGCCGCCGAGAACGCCCACGAGGAGCGCCTTGCCGAGTTCTCCGCTCTCATGGCCGTCGTTTTCGTGGCTCGAACTGGCGTTGGGAGCCGAAGCTCCGTTGTAGCCGTTACCGGTATTAGCGCCCGACCATTGCTGGTCCGAGGGGGTGGAGCGGAAACTATCTGACATGCTGATCCTCCTTCGGTTCTCGCCTGGCTCTTACCCGGTTTAGCGGGGGTTGTTACGCGGCCGGGTCGGTTTTGCGATGAAAACGGACGTGCGTCGGATACTGCGCAGCGATCTGCTCGACCGAGAGTTCGGCGGTCGCTACGATCGCCCGCACCGCCGCGTCGTCGCGCGCCGCTTCCGGCCACACTAGGCGTAGCTCGCCCGAGCTCTGGGAAGCCTCGAGCTGGACGCGAGCGTGGGCTTCGAGGCCGAGCCTGGCGGCTTGGAGGATGGCTGAAACCGCGGCGCAGACGATATCTTCGCCATGCTCGGCGAACCCGGCGTGGCCCGTTGCAAAAACAGAAGACAGCCGGTTACGGCTGTCTCTGCAAAAGGTTACGGCGAGCAT includes:
- a CDS encoding ribosomal-processing cysteine protease Prp, with the protein product MLAVTFCRDSRNRLSSVFATGHAGFAEHGEDIVCAAVSAILQAARLGLEAHARVQLEASQSSGELRLVWPEAARDDAAVRAIVATAELSVEQIAAQYPTHVRFHRKTDPAA